accaatatcaaccttcttctccaacacatcttcgtcaccctatggaagctcataatgcattagtgtatataatgatagaaattaaacatcaatattagcatgaacatggaaccaaaccttctttttaacttcaatgtgttcatcctccaagccttcggacaccttgtggtccccttcgtcaccctatggaacctcaaaatgaattagcgagaacatggttaccaaatatgaaacaactaacgtgaatacacttaacagtttcattcctaacctttctttgaagtccaatgtgcttcaatatggttgacatcaggcccttcaattcgtcaatatcggattttatagtattaagttggccttcaacaaccgctactcgatcttggagatttcgaatagcctttttcatcttaatcttggacttctgtttcttactctttttcaactcatcttcatcgttaacaacttctcgtactctttttgaaccaccattcttcgactgaataatggtagatgagcggaagttttcaaaaagttcacctgaagcaattttcaattgctcctcttcaggtgtcatctcaatgaccgccttaattataaactgcaaatagaaaaaggcaaatgtatttaggacaaagaaataagcacaaaatcacgcgatccttaagtaagttactattgcttgctacttaccattggcgagtcaaacacctggcttatagtttgggactttggtgattgttggcacacccacctcagcattcgtggtatggcatgatcgtttactttatctacaccacatccaatgatggttggtatagactcatatgcccaaacctattccacatttgacaaacaagtttagaaagtgccacaagatatatatagatatataaacaagtggttatacaatcgtttgaaaacaactatacgatcatttaacataactaaacgatcgttaaaaagaactaaacgatcgtttaaataactaaacgatcgtttaaaataactaaacgatcgtttaaaataactaaacgatcgtttcaaataactaaacgatctttttaaagttttgaagtaagaagtaagaagtcaaatacctgtaatgcatgcggaaatccattgatagtatatttttttgtctgtgttgatttcttctttcccttggcatattgcttgtccaaggctcttttcaatgcacttagcgtgcgtacaaaaacaatccgaccccaatcataattattaaatgaattccaatcatcagcaatcttcaaaaaaccaatgtccactttggttcgcctatcttttcccaacaaagatatctctataaagtagactaaagctaatttgacgatatcatcgtcatcaccctcgtattccaaaaatatatcttctaagtcgctaacgtaaacacagtccttgtctttgaaaaacttctccaacagtcgactgttcccacccaactgaatatagtcctctttaggaccccatagtccagttacgatgttaaactctctcctaccgaaagtacaaacaacgccccctagtaggaaacttatagaatcctttccttcatcttccacctcccttaacagtaagtagtggatgagtggcccattgaagacaatatttaggtccaaaaagtgcccaaactttgttttcctaaataaggctaattgatcgggtttgagtttggccttaatattatgtgttgtcttttccaaatgagacaaacagcttactagggaataaaaatgatgggaaggattaatcttgtagaagggtccgtcggtcgatgttgaagtcgatgtcatgattcaagccaagaaaaagcaaatatattgaaaatgggttacagataaaactcactgaaataagagaacacgctcaaagttgattcttaggttcgaaaaggagaagcgacgaaatgcactggaggaccgacgacagacgaacagtcggagtatcttcgaagagcagagcgggaaatttgaaaagccaaagaaaggagatgttttttttttttttacttcaggtgttctatgcgaaagagaagggaaagcgaacgtgggtaggcgaaacaatcaatagagagcgatagaaatttaatgaagggcatttttgtctattcacacccaaattgtcctaaaagtctttcttttgaaaacttgtcccaaaattcatttaaatctctttttttaacctatttttggcaatttcccttCAATATATTGCCAGCGTCCGTCCATGGACGAAAGCGATTGCTATAGCATATGGGACCCTTTTTCTCCTAAAAGAACGGCCATGGCTGAAGCAACGAGTTCCCTGTTTCCTCACTTTCACTGTTAATCACTGCGAAAGGCCTTGAATGAGAGTTCATACATTTTCACTCAACTCAGCTATGGTTTTCGTTTTTCTTTAGCTTTTCATGAACAGGCGACGAAGCTAATTCTTTAAGCTAATGGAACTGGTTACACGTAGTGCTGCATCGTTGTTTTCATCTGCTTCATTTCTGTGTGTTTCAAATTTGAGTTTTCCTGAATGTAGACGCCGGAATTTGAAGCAGAATGTTGTTCGAGGTCGCAGAAGAAATGATATCTGTTTCGATTTGGATGCTAATTGGATTCATTCATCGTTGAATAGAGCGAGGAATCGTGGAGCGGAGGTGGGTACTTCAGTAGCCGTGGCGGAAGAGTTTGAGATTTCCAATTTAAATCGCTTTGAAGTGTTTGATGGTACTCCCACGCCTTTCGGTGCCACAGCTCGTGACGATGGGATTAATTTCGCTATCTATTCTGCCAATGCGGTTTCAGCTACTCTGTGTTTGATGCATCTTTCTGATTTACAGGAGGTAAAATAGAAATCAACTTGAATACATTGTTGTTCTTTCTCCATAGAAAGCATCTTATTCAATATTGCCGTTGTTCGGGACTTTATTGTCAGAAGTGCATTGCAATTTATCCTTCAATTCACGTTGGCTTTTATTGAGGGCATCTAGATGGGTGGCTTTTGCTAGCATATGCATTTTATGGAACTCTAAACGTGGATGCTCGATTTTATGACTCCTTCCCTTTCATGATTGTTTTTGTtgaaaaacttatttcttttgagGCACGCATGTGTGAAAATAATTTCTGAGTGTTATCTTTGATTTAGCTTACTCTGAATCGCTTACTTCACTGTAGCTGATCCCATGGTTACTATTAACTTTGTGCAGAATATAGTGACCCAGGAGATCACACTTGATCCCTTAACCAATAAAACTGGGGATGTCTGGCACGTATTTCTGAAGGGAGATTTTACTGAAATGCTTTATGGCTACAAATTTGATGGGAAATTTTCGCCTCAGGAAGGATGCTACTTTGACCCTTCTCGGATTTTGTTAGATCCATATGCTAAAGTTCGTAATTTCATCATTGTCATTTTGAAATGATAACTTGTATACCATATTTATAAGTTGCATTATTTCATTACTGTGGCTAGATTTGTAAGTTGTACAAAAGGATGTGTAGCGGGTTGCTGACTTTCCATTTCTTTTATCAGGCTGTTATTAGCAGAGGGGAGTTTGGTGCCTTGGGACCCAATGACAACTGTTGGCCCCAAATGGCTGGGATGGTCCCCACTGCCaatgaaaagataaaaaatgtatttatgCTTCTCTTTCAGTTTCTTTAATTCGTGTCTGTGTATATAGTCTATGGTGCTACTCAAACTTTATGTTGCAACTGTTACACTAGATTCTTTTAAAAGTAGATGGGATACTTAAATCTTTTATTGCTATCGTgtgtatatattattattggACAAGTCTTTGCTTGAAGTCTCTAACATGCTTAATTTTAAAAGTAGAAGAATTTTCCCAGGACTTGATACTTATCCAAAGCATGTCAAGCATTAAAGCCTACGACAATCAGAGTTTCAAAGTACAAGTAGACTCCCTTGTTCTTACTCCTTATTGTAACAACAAATGGAGAAGCCTAGTTTGGCTAACTAAGGAGGGTATGTAAAAACAAAAGGCAAAAGAGAAGATCCTCCCCTTGATCAGATGGTTGAATTGTTGGAATGAGTCCCAACTTCTTAATGATGGAACTCTACAGCCATCCCCACAGGAAAGGTAATAAAGAACAAGAAGCCCAAAAGGCATGAGATATCACTTCCAAGTGTTCCTAAAGTTGCCTGTAGACCCTGACCAAAGTTCCCACTGTTGGAACGAGTCACATACTTTCTAATGATTGCCTAATGCCATGGGCTTGAGGTTCTAATGGAAGATCCTAAGCTCGTCCTCTCCTACATCCAATGGAGTTGTATCCTTTCAATAAGGAAAAGAAGCTTGTTTGCGAGAATTTTATTAGAACCTACAACTGCAATAAGCTTGTTTGAGAGAATTTTATTAGAACCTACTACTGCAATATTTGGCGAGAAAGAAATGGCAGAATTTTCCTGATAAGGAACACTTAGCTTTGTGTATTTTCTCCCCTGTCTTCCACTCGTATAGCTTTTCTGCCCTACTTTTTAAATGGAAAGGGTTTCTGTAGATCCCCTTGTATGGGGGTCCCTTTTTTTTGTAATTGCATACCATCaatgaaattatattatttaatccAAAAAGAGGTTCTAAAGGAACGACCACAACCATTTAAAAAGATCTAAAGCAGGGAATATTTTCACTCCCCATGTTCCCAACCTTTAGACCAATCTTTTGCAAAGTTTCAGCATAATTTACTAAATGTGGCTCGCCTCCCTCCTCATACCGTCCCTGGAAAAGGTCTCTCATTACTCTTTTCAACCTTCCCTTAGAATACCAAAGAACACCAATTAGATCAAGGTGTGTCTTCCTTCTTTTAGAGAAAAAGGTTTTTCCAGACTGAGCTATGAATCTTATTTTTAAACCAAACCTAAAAAACAGAAACCAGAATGGTTATTAAATGGGCCCAAAGGAGAGTTAAAAGTAGCCTCCTCTTTTCAATGCTTTTGCAAGATAATGCAGTTCCATCTCATTGTAAATTGCTTCTATGTTCAGGGCATCTAATATGcttatataatatatatccGACTCAATCTTTTCAGTTTGATTGGGAAGGAGATTTACCTCTGCAGCATGCACAGAAAGATCTCATAATATATGAAATGCATGTACGGGGGTTCACCAGGCATGAATCAAGCCAGTCAGCATTTCCTGGGACCTATCTTGGTCTCGTTGAGAAGTTGGATTATTTGAAGGTACCTTTCTGCGTGCCTTTTTCTTAATATCGTTCATGTAGCTCTTATCTAAAAAAGGTAAATACTAGTGTCATGGGAGAGCAGCATTGTCTTTTATACATCTTTTATCTGTTTAATTGTAATGAATAGCAAAATGGGTTGTCATATTGGTAAATGtcacataaataaataatttgcaaatatggaaaatttttaaattttcaggGTTTATCATTGATATACCATTTTCGTAGACTATCTCCTTGGccttaactaaaaaaaaaaaaaaagaatatggGTCTCCTAGTGAAATATGGATTTTGTTTTTGATAGGGTCTGATGGGGTTTTCTGTCCAATACTCCATCCAAGTTCTAATAATATCTTCGCttaatttgttttctttctacATGCAAATTAGGTTGCTCTGGATCTGCCCTTCCATTATCTCAAATGTTGCTATCTTTAACTAGTTATACATGTTCTTCATCCTTTTCTAATTAGTCAATGACACAACTCTTTCTAATTATCAACTTTCAGGAACTTGGAGTCAACTGTATAGAGTTAATGCCATGCCATGAATTCAACGAGTTGGAATACTTCAGCTATAACTCTGTCTTGGGTGACTATAAGTACTTTTTGACACCTTTCTTGGAGACCTTTAAATTTTTGCTATAGTTTAATGCATGGCTTGAAATTTTCCTTTGAAGAAAAGGGCTGAGATCCTTGGactgtttttattttttgtttgtagTTCACTCATAGTTTTATTTTGTAAGAGCACAAGTCACCACTCTTGAAGATCTGTTATATTGTAATGGCTCTGcttggggtttttttttttttttttttttttttgataagaAACAAATATATTCAAAGAACATAAGAGAACAGCCTAAGGGCAAGGGACAAAAGGGCCCTCCtagagaaaaactaaaaaataaggGTCTTCCAATTGTTGAAAATCATAGAAAGGTTGTAATTATACTAGTCTTTGGTGTTGTTCATACTCCACCAAGAAGTTGTGTGTTGAAACagtctaaaaaaaattaaaagaattataGTTGTCTTAAAAATTCTACTATTCCTCTCTTTCTAAATACACCACAAAAGGGAACGAGTAGCACATCTTCACATAATGTTACCCTTCAGACCATAACCTCTGCTATTGAGCCCTTCAAGCATCCAACTATCAATCTTACTAGGAAGACAAAACTCCAGATTAAAGATTCTGAACAACATATTCCAAGCTTTCATAGTACAGACACAATGCAGGTCCAAGGTCTCCTTGTCATTGAAACAAAGGTAGCATATTGAAAGACTGGGCGCAATGTactaaaatttctttttaatcttCTCATGAGTATTAAGAATTCTATAGGTGGGCGACCATTAGAAGAACTTCATCTTTTTCAGGATTTTAGTCTTCCAAATGTGACGAACTAGATGTAAGACGATGGTGGGGGATTTAAGAAATGTAGACTTCGTAGTGAAATTACCAGCAGCATTAAGATTCCAGTTAAGACTATCACGATTATCCGTTGGGGCCCACGAATGAAGAGTTTCCAAAATGGTGGCCACGTTGTTGAATTCATTATCGTCACATTTCTTCAAAGACCT
The sequence above is drawn from the Cucumis melo cultivar AY chromosome 2, USDA_Cmelo_AY_1.0, whole genome shotgun sequence genome and encodes:
- the LOC127148114 gene encoding uncharacterized protein LOC127148114 encodes the protein MTSTSTSTDGPFYKINPSHHFYSLVSCLSHLEKTTHNIKAKLKPDQLALFRKTKFGHFLDLNIVFNGPLIHYLLLREVEDEGKDSISFLLGGVVCTFGRREFNIVTGLWGPKEDYIQLGGNSRLLEKFFKDKDCVYVSDLEDIFLEYEGDDDDIVKLALVYFIEISLLGKDRRTKVDIGFLKIADDWNSFNNYDWGRIVFVRTLSALKRALDKQYAKGKKKSTQTKKYTINGFPHALQVWAYESIPTIIGCGVDKVNDHAIPRMLRWVCQQSPKSQTISQVFDSPMVSSKQ